The following are encoded together in the Panthera leo isolate Ple1 chromosome B4, P.leo_Ple1_pat1.1, whole genome shotgun sequence genome:
- the RTL6 gene encoding retrotransposon Gag-like protein 6, protein MVQPQTSKAETPASAASTNAQMDDVIDTLTSLRLTNSALRREASTLRAEKANLTNMLESVMAELTLLRTRARIPGALQITPPISAITSNGTRPMTTPPTSLPEPFSGDPGQLAGFLMQMDRFMIFQASRFPGEAERVAFLVSRLTGEAEKWAIPHMQPDSPLRNNYQGFLAELRRTYKSPLRHARRAQIRKTSASNRAVRERQMLCRQLAATGTGPCPVHPASNGTSPAPALPTRARNL, encoded by the coding sequence ATGGTCCAACCCCAGACATCAAAAGCTGAAACCCCGGCCTCTGCCGCGTCTACCAATGCCCAGATGGATGACGTCATCGACACCCTGACCTCCCTGCGCCTCACCAACTCTGCGCTGAGGCGGGAGGCCTCCACCCTGCGGGCAGAGAAGGCCAATCTCACCAACATGCTGGAGAGCGTGATGGCAGAGCTGACCTTGTTACGCACCAGGGCCCGGATTCCGGGGGCCCTGCAGATCACCCCGCCCATCTCGGCGATTACCTCCAACGGGACCCGACCGATGACCACGCCTCCAACCTCCCTGCCCGAGCCCTTCTCCGGAGACCCGGGCCAGCTGGCAGGGTTCTTGATGCAAATGGACAGGTTCATGATCTTCCAGGCCTCCCGCTTCCCAGGCGAGGCCGAGCGCGTGGCGTTCCTTGTGTCCCGGCTGACCGGGGAGGCGGAGAAGTGGGCGATCCCCCACATGCAACCCGACAGCCCCTTGCGAAACAACTATCAGGGATTCCTGGCAGAGTTGCGGAGAACCTACAAGTCTCCACTGCGGCATGCGCGGCGCGCCCAAATCCGGAAGACTTCTGCCTCTAACCGGGCCGTGCGGGAGCGGCAGATGCTGTGCCGCCAGCTGGCTGCCACGGGCACGGGGCCCTGCCCCGTGCACCCAGCCTCCAACGGGACCAGCCCAGCTCCGGCCCTGCCCACCCGAGCCCGGAACCTTTAA